The genomic DNA CGCGACGCTCGTTCGGGACCAGTCCGGAGGACGGGCGCATCCCGACGATCCCCGCGTAGGCGGCCGGGTTGCGCAGCGACCCCCCGGTATCCGAGCCGGACGCGAGCGGGACCATGCCGCAGGCGAGGGCGACCGCCGAGCCACCCGATGAACCCGCCGCGGAGCGCGTCGGATCGAAGGCGTTGCCGGTGGCACCGTAGACGGTGTTGCGCGTGTTCGCGCCGGCCGCGAATTCGGGCGTGTTGGTCTTGGCCAGCACGATGGCTCCGGCCTCGCGCAGCCGCGCGACGACGCCGAGGTCCCGCGCCGGGACGTTGTCGGCGTGGATCGGGCTGCCGTAGGTCGTGCGCAGCCCGGCCGTGTCCTCCGTATCCTTGATGCCGACCGGGATGCCGTGGAGCGGGCCAAGGGGCTCGCCGACGCGGACCGCGGCCTCGGCTCTCCGCGCCGCGGCCCGCGCCCGCTCGGTATCGAGGGCGACGACCGCGTTCACTGCCGGGTTGATCCGGGCGATCCGGTCGAGACACGAGTCCATGAGTTCGACGGGGGAGACATCCCCGCGCCCGATGAGGCGGCGCAGGTCCACCGCGGACATGTCGCAAAGGTCGGTCACGGCGTCATCTCCGTCAGAATTCGGCACGCGGATCGATGGGAAACTTCGTCAGGCCGCCTGCGGCACGGCGGCGGTCGAGCGGCTCCGGATGGTCAATGCGACCAGGGTCGCAACGGCGGCGGCGGTCAACAGGAAGTCGAACGCGGCGTCGTAAGTGCCGTAGTGATCGACCAGCAGGCCCATCACCAGGGGCGCGATGAAGCCGGCGCACTGGCCTCCCAGATTGACCATGCCGATGCTGGTGCCGATCTGATCGTCCCGCATGAGCTTGGTCGGGAGGGCGAAGGCCGCGGCGAAGACGAACGATTTGAAGAAGTAGGTGATCGACTGGAAGGTGATCACGCCCGCGATCGTCGGTGCCTGGTACATCAGATAGAGGAAGATTCCGGTCAGCATCGTGCTGACCACGATCATGTATTTTTCCCGGCCATCGAAGAACCGGATCATGACCCAGCCGCCGATCGCCGTCGCGATGCTCGCCATGATGAAGGGGAGGGGCGTCAGCAGGCCGACCGCCTTGAGGTCGAGACCGCGCGCCTGGAGCAGGTAGGTCGGCATCCACGCGTCGAGGCCCTTGTTGATGCAGCCGAGGCCGAACCAGACGAGCATCAGCTGCCACAGGAGCGGGTTGCGCAGGAGTTCGCGCGCCGGAGCCGACGGGCCGCGTCCGGCGCGGGCTGCGCCGGGGACCTCTGCGGGGGGGCGGTGCGGGATCATGCGGTCATAGACGAGCCCGAAGATGAGGCCCGCGGCGCCGACGATGAAGAAGGCGTGGCGCCAGCCGAAATAGATCAGCAGCGGGGCCATCACCAGGGGCGCGAGCAGGCTTCCGACGTAGTTCGACGAGATCATCAGCGACGACATCTTCGGGCGTGCCGGTCCGGTGAACTGCTCCGAGACCGCCTTGATGCAGGCCGCCGGAAAGCCGCCCTCGGCCAGACCGAAGATCAGCCGGATGACGATCAGGGACGTGAACGACCACGCGAGCCCGGTCAGCGCGGTGAAGATCGACCACGCGACGGCCGTGCCGATGACGACGTATTTCGACCCGAACCGGTCCGCGAGCCAGCCGCCGGGCAGCTGCATCAGCGAGTAACCGAAGAAGAAGACGCTCAGGATCACGCCGTACTCGGTCGGACTGAGGCCGAACTCCCGCCCGATCTGGGTCAGGGCCAGCGCGATCGCGGCGCGGTCCACGTAGGAGATGCAGTAGGCGGCGTACAGCAGCGCGAACCCCAGATAGGGTCGGCCCGGTCGCGCGGGCTGGGCGGGGTCCATGGTCTGGCTCCGGTTCGATAAAGCGCGCGCGGAGCCGAAACCCCGCGCAGGTTGCCGAGTCGGGCTCGGCCGCCCGTGCACGCGGCGCCGAGGGCCGCGCGTTCTCCGATCC from Methylobacterium radiotolerans JCM 2831 includes the following:
- a CDS encoding MFS transporter, with product MDPAQPARPGRPYLGFALLYAAYCISYVDRAAIALALTQIGREFGLSPTEYGVILSVFFFGYSLMQLPGGWLADRFGSKYVVIGTAVAWSIFTALTGLAWSFTSLIVIRLIFGLAEGGFPAACIKAVSEQFTGPARPKMSSLMISSNYVGSLLAPLVMAPLLIYFGWRHAFFIVGAAGLIFGLVYDRMIPHRPPAEVPGAARAGRGPSAPARELLRNPLLWQLMLVWFGLGCINKGLDAWMPTYLLQARGLDLKAVGLLTPLPFIMASIATAIGGWVMIRFFDGREKYMIVVSTMLTGIFLYLMYQAPTIAGVITFQSITYFFKSFVFAAAFALPTKLMRDDQIGTSIGMVNLGGQCAGFIAPLVMGLLVDHYGTYDAAFDFLLTAAAVATLVALTIRSRSTAAVPQAA